In Caldisphaera lagunensis DSM 15908, a single genomic region encodes these proteins:
- a CDS encoding CBS domain-containing protein — MSASVPKYLVRDVMRTPTVNILPTKSVSEIARLMIDRDVGSVLVVNEEGNLLGIITKTDIVREVVAKGLSPLNINASQIMTKNPYYAFEDVPLEEAASLMGSKGVGHLPILDSRTLKPIGMLSKRDILKLAPYYIDLVYQLKAEKIGK, encoded by the coding sequence TTGAGTGCTTCAGTGCCGAAATATTTAGTAAGAGATGTAATGAGAACCCCAACTGTAAATATATTGCCTACCAAAAGTGTTAGTGAAATAGCAAGACTCATGATTGATAGGGATGTTGGATCCGTATTAGTAGTAAATGAAGAAGGAAACTTACTAGGAATAATTACAAAAACAGATATTGTAAGAGAGGTGGTTGCCAAAGGCTTATCTCCATTAAATATTAATGCAAGCCAAATTATGACTAAAAACCCATACTACGCATTTGAAGACGTACCATTAGAAGAAGCTGCAAGTCTAATGGGAAGCAAAGGTGTTGGCCATTTACCTATCTTGGATTCAAGAACTTTAAAGCCAATTGGAATGCTTTCTAAGAGAGATATATTAAAATTAGCTCCATATTATATTGACTTAGTTTATCAATTAAAGGCAGAAAAGATAGGAAAATAA
- a CDS encoding Mut7-C RNAse domain-containing protein, which translates to MSKYIADAMLGTLTRWLRILGYDIIYSRDYSDGQIINIALKTKRMIITRDRGLYHKAKKLNIDSYLIESTDIVKILSELYSKKIIELELDPAKSRCPQCNEKLIKVTDKNLIRNRVPPGALKTYNTFYLCKKCGQVYWEGGHWKNIRRIINEAKINSINSSEPKENFK; encoded by the coding sequence ATGTCAAAATACATAGCTGATGCCATGCTTGGTACATTAACAAGATGGCTAAGAATATTAGGATATGATATTATATATTCAAGGGATTATAGCGATGGACAAATAATAAATATTGCTTTGAAAACAAAGAGAATGATAATTACAAGAGATAGAGGATTATATCATAAAGCTAAAAAACTTAACATAGATTCGTATTTAATTGAATCTACAGACATTGTTAAAATATTATCTGAATTATATTCTAAAAAAATAATAGAATTAGAATTAGACCCTGCAAAAAGCAGATGCCCCCAATGTAATGAAAAATTAATTAAAGTAACTGATAAGAATTTAATAAGAAATAGAGTTCCTCCAGGAGCATTAAAGACTTACAATACCTTTTATCTCTGCAAGAAATGTGGTCAAGTATATTGGGAAGGAGGACATTGGAAAAACATAAGAAGAATAATCAACGAAGCAAAAATTAACTCGATTAACTCTTCTGAACCTAAAGAAAATTTTAAATAA
- the menC gene encoding o-succinylbenzoate synthase, with amino-acid sequence MELKKIEIFELWVKLKEDFETSFGKTIERPALLIRLEEKGGEVGWAESVAGEGPWYSYETWETAWHILNDFIIPKVIEEKEIDVDKFNEKVSNIRGHNMAKAGFEMALWDLKAKVEGKPLWRLLGGVNRNISSGVSIGIQKTTDDLVKKVSSFLEKGYKRIKIKIKPGYDLEPVIRLRKEFGEDLPLQVDANSAYKLNDIEIFRKLDNYNLLMIEQPLHWKDLVDHAELARHIKTPICLDESIEDVNDARKAYQLNSAMIINIKPGRVGGFNEVLKIHDFWYKIANRNVWIGGMLETGIGRGHLVSAATLPGVRYPNDISASEKYYEKDIVEPPWKLNKDGTITAPEKPGIGVEVLEDYIIKNSKRSKSYSLSNPSK; translated from the coding sequence ATGGAGTTAAAGAAAATAGAAATTTTTGAATTGTGGGTTAAGTTAAAAGAAGACTTTGAAACAAGTTTTGGGAAAACAATCGAAAGACCAGCATTATTAATTAGATTAGAAGAAAAAGGAGGAGAGGTTGGATGGGCCGAATCAGTAGCTGGAGAAGGACCTTGGTATAGTTATGAAACATGGGAAACTGCTTGGCATATATTAAATGATTTTATAATACCAAAAGTTATTGAAGAGAAAGAAATTGATGTAGATAAATTTAATGAAAAGGTTTCAAACATTAGAGGTCATAATATGGCAAAGGCAGGTTTTGAAATGGCTTTATGGGATTTAAAAGCTAAGGTGGAAGGAAAGCCTTTATGGAGATTATTAGGTGGAGTAAATAGAAATATTTCTAGCGGAGTTAGCATAGGAATACAAAAAACAACGGACGATTTAGTTAAAAAAGTATCATCATTTTTAGAAAAGGGTTATAAAAGAATTAAGATAAAGATAAAGCCTGGTTATGACCTAGAGCCTGTTATTAGATTAAGAAAAGAATTTGGTGAAGATTTACCTTTGCAGGTAGATGCAAACTCAGCTTATAAGTTAAATGATATTGAGATATTCAGAAAATTAGATAATTACAATTTGCTCATGATCGAACAGCCTTTGCATTGGAAAGATTTAGTTGATCATGCAGAATTAGCAAGACACATAAAAACACCTATATGCTTGGATGAAAGCATAGAAGATGTAAATGATGCAAGAAAGGCTTATCAACTAAATTCAGCAATGATTATAAACATAAAGCCAGGAAGGGTTGGAGGGTTTAATGAGGTATTAAAAATTCACGATTTCTGGTATAAAATAGCAAATAGAAATGTTTGGATAGGAGGTATGCTTGAAACAGGTATTGGAAGAGGCCATCTAGTTTCTGCAGCAACCTTGCCAGGAGTAAGGTATCCTAATGATATAAGTGCATCAGAAAAATACTATGAAAAAGACATTGTAGAACCTCCTTGGAAGCTTAATAAAGATGGTACAATTACTGCACCAGAAAAACCAGGAATTGGAGTAGAAGTATTAGAAGATTATATAATTAAAAATTCAAAAAGGAGCAAAAGTTATAGTTTAAGTAATCCTAGCAAATAA
- a CDS encoding SLC13 family permease — protein MPSLHEYGLIAIIIISLSFLLSRRLRHDIIGIATMIVLIIAGYLTPQEALQNFSSITVIMLISLMIIAGTLADSGILEVMGNYITSKIKYEKVLLLLLLSLTVIASGFVSDVALILAFIPLIYSVSLRLKRPISRYLLPLAYAAILGGPTTLIGTSTNVILTNAWYNKFGYNLNLFEFAKINLIASFISIIILVFVITPFLGRKIKEVSSLKEITVQSYIIEAQITGDSNFIGKTPKDVEKSLNAKVIRIISPWRFIGTVRKLKEGDILLLKITPAQLPLILSSRGLKISEKEKEEKEMFFELLVTSSSKLKGRKVKELDLDTYNSYVIGIASANFITRINDYILRPGDILLIQGEEPNVAKLAKYYDLLPINSQGLKAFDKRKALFSISGLSIAIILSFFNFNLGLSFLIGALISTFSGFSTLRKMYEYVEWPLIVFIGSYLSLGEVIINSGISSMVGGLIHSSLLILFLLAILLSNTVGYVTAAIILAPIALSFPNPLLGVTVLAMGASSPFLTPFAHQANLIAYGTAGYKNRDFLLAGILIILIKFLVTFYLLGLLKL, from the coding sequence ATGCCAAGTTTACATGAATATGGTTTGATTGCAATAATAATAATTTCATTATCATTCTTACTATCAAGAAGGCTAAGACATGATATTATAGGAATTGCAACAATGATAGTTTTAATTATTGCTGGCTATTTAACCCCTCAAGAAGCCTTACAAAATTTCAGCTCGATAACCGTTATTATGCTTATTTCATTAATGATCATAGCAGGTACGTTGGCTGATTCTGGAATATTAGAAGTTATGGGAAATTATATAACATCTAAGATTAAATATGAAAAAGTTTTATTGTTATTACTTTTATCTTTAACTGTTATCGCCTCCGGATTTGTAAGTGATGTTGCATTGATCTTAGCATTTATACCTCTTATTTATTCTGTTTCATTAAGGCTTAAGAGACCTATATCAAGATATTTATTACCTTTAGCTTATGCTGCAATCTTAGGAGGTCCTACCACTCTAATTGGGACCTCAACAAATGTTATATTAACAAATGCATGGTACAATAAATTTGGATATAATCTAAATTTATTTGAGTTTGCAAAAATAAATTTAATTGCATCATTTATAAGCATAATTATATTGGTATTTGTTATAACGCCTTTTTTAGGAAGGAAAATTAAAGAGGTTTCATCATTAAAAGAAATAACAGTGCAAAGTTATATTATAGAGGCACAAATAACAGGTGATAGCAATTTTATAGGAAAGACTCCAAAGGATGTGGAAAAATCTCTCAACGCAAAAGTTATTAGAATTATTTCTCCATGGAGATTTATTGGAACGGTAAGAAAGCTAAAAGAAGGAGATATTTTATTATTAAAAATAACTCCTGCACAACTTCCTTTGATACTTTCATCTAGAGGATTAAAAATTTCTGAAAAAGAAAAGGAAGAAAAAGAAATGTTCTTTGAGTTATTAGTAACTAGTTCATCAAAACTAAAGGGGAGAAAAGTAAAGGAATTAGATTTAGATACTTATAACTCTTATGTAATAGGGATTGCATCTGCTAATTTCATAACAAGAATTAACGATTACATATTGAGACCTGGAGATATATTATTAATACAAGGAGAAGAACCTAATGTGGCAAAACTTGCAAAATACTATGACCTATTACCTATTAATAGTCAAGGATTAAAGGCTTTTGATAAAAGAAAAGCCTTATTTTCAATCTCTGGTTTAAGTATAGCAATAATACTTAGTTTCTTCAATTTTAATTTAGGCTTATCATTTTTAATAGGTGCATTAATTTCTACATTTAGCGGTTTTTCAACATTAAGAAAAATGTATGAATATGTTGAATGGCCTTTAATAGTCTTTATAGGTTCTTATTTATCTTTAGGAGAAGTCATCATAAATAGTGGGATTTCATCCATGGTTGGAGGATTGATCCATAGCTCACTCCTAATTTTGTTTTTATTAGCAATACTGCTTAGCAATACTGTTGGTTATGTTACAGCCGCTATAATACTTGCACCAATAGCGTTATCATTCCCAAATCCATTATTAGGCGTTACAGTTTTAGCTATGGGGGCTTCCTCTCCTTTTTTGACCCCATTCGCACATCAAGCTAATCTTATAGCTTATGGCACAGCAGGATATAAAAATAGAGACTTCTTATTAGCTGGAATACTAATAATCTTAATAAAGTTTTTAGTAACATTTTATTTGCTAGGATTACTTAAACTATAA
- a CDS encoding ParB N-terminal domain-containing protein, with translation METKNLSSVNIGLVNISDLKQHEYALDEHIEELKQKIIMEKIIRKPIIADINTGTIIDGAHRTRALKSLNVKYIPAILIDYLNYNEMYVDKWIRIYYFDNQSEIITDLKSIFCFDNIEHNHKSTKIKLCDDNKIDAYMQINKFENEYKELIKGIYFSKSPLKQNKRNGIIIDPPKLDKNDVIYVALKQMLLPPRSTRHISLLKKIYINFSLKDLY, from the coding sequence GTGGAGACTAAGAATTTAAGCTCCGTTAACATAGGACTTGTTAATATATCTGATCTTAAACAACATGAGTATGCTCTCGATGAGCACATAGAGGAACTAAAGCAGAAAATTATAATGGAGAAAATTATAAGAAAGCCGATAATTGCTGATATAAATACTGGTACAATAATAGATGGAGCTCATAGAACAAGGGCTTTAAAATCTCTAAATGTAAAATATATCCCTGCGATCTTGATAGATTATCTTAATTATAATGAAATGTATGTTGATAAATGGATTAGAATATATTATTTTGACAACCAAAGTGAAATAATAACAGATTTAAAGTCCATATTCTGTTTTGATAATATTGAGCATAATCATAAAAGCACAAAAATAAAACTATGCGATGATAATAAAATAGATGCATATATGCAAATTAACAAATTTGAAAATGAATATAAAGAACTAATAAAAGGAATTTACTTTTCTAAATCACCCCTTAAACAAAATAAAAGGAATGGAATTATAATTGATCCACCAAAATTAGATAAAAATGATGTAATATATGTAGCATTAAAGCAAATGCTGTTACCTCCAAGATCAACTAGACATATTTCGCTATTAAAGAAAATTTATATTAATTTCTCTTTAAAAGATTTATATTAA